In the genome of Mastomys coucha isolate ucsf_1 unplaced genomic scaffold, UCSF_Mcou_1 pScaffold21, whole genome shotgun sequence, the window aaatctgcctgcctctgcctccccagtgctgggattaaaggtgcgcaccaccactgtcctgcaTGGTCTAAGGCTTTTAACCTCAAAGTCTAACCCCACTAAAGTCTGCAGGGCTATACTACCTAAATCTCACCATCTGGGGACCCAGGTGCTCAAATATGCAAGAGGAAGGCATATTGGGggttctcattcaaagcaccacaggcaAGAatctcagaaattcaaggttatcctcagtgATACAGTGagattgaagccagcctgagttatgtgagacactgtctcagaataGAGGCAAAACACATTGGCGATGAGGGATTGGGAGTTGACTCAGCTGGTAAAGCACTCGCCTCACAGAAAGCTGGCCATGCATcagcttataatcctagcactgaggaaacagagagaggaggattcCTGAGGCCTGCTGGCTGTCCAGTTTCTCACTGGGCCAGTAAGAGATCTTGTTTTAAAGGATGTGGAAAGCATTTCTGAGAATGACcctgaagttgtcctctagcTTCCAAAACAAAGcatacatacacgtgcacacacacacacacacacacacacacacacaaagaaagaaagaaagaaaatagttttaaaggcACCATTCCCAACTCCCAGGCTTTGTCCCATTTATATGTCCTATATGTCCAGTCTGATCCATCAGCTTTCCTGACTTTAGCCCACCTGTGCCACATCCATCTTCCAGGTCTTACCCACAGTGCACATCCTGTGCCCAGTTGTAGTCTAGTAACAGTGTCTCATACTCcttatcaaagaaacttctttttgcaacagatagAAATCATTATAGAAAGCTACAACTGGCCAAAATGCAGAAAACATCTGAGTGTGGAGTATGGAGCATCACCACATGGATGTATGGAGTCAGTGATATATCTACAGCACAATGCCTAtacctaaggctcaaggaacattgtgGAATGGGGTCTGGGGTGAGAAGATTGCAGGAGCAATAGGACCAGAATCTCTGTTGTGAGATTATGCCTTCTATATATGACAGAGAAGCACCATCCAATCAGTCTCAACAATGTGCTTGCCTAAATAAGATCCAAACTGTGATCCTACCAGTTGACATCCTAATGTGCATGGGGGAAGCTCACAAGACCCCACCCCCAGATGGGAAATACAGGCAATGAATGACTGCTGAAAGATGGAGAGTCAGTGAGTtaggttcctattgctgtgatgaaacaccatgaccaaaaagttGAGGGTgggtgaaggaaaccggcccgcagtttcacttcatatcgtgggtgattcacgaaccggggaagtcgagtttctgtgaaaataagcgggttaagagagagagagaccacaccaAGAAGAATGCCTTTCAAGGTGTCAtttttacttagagaaacgggaaatatatacttgaggcgaaacagtcatgtctttagCACATAAGTgggaacaggaatcgagcatatcaaagcgaggactccaggcaggagggcggatcaaagtttcaGTCCATaatgaatactgggctcccggttctggcttaatccctagctggctccagacccctggtgagccgagccgagctgctgtctcaaTGTAGTCAGCAGGACCATCACAGGTGGGGGTAGGATGaaaggagtttatttggcttacacttccacaccactgttcatcattgaaaaaAGTCAGAACACAAACTCAAgtagggcaggaagctggaggcagggaacagatgcagaggccgtggaagggtgctgcttactggcttgctcctcatggtttgctcagacTGCTGTCTTATAAAACCAAGGACcactagggatggcaccactcacaatgggctgggccctcccccatcaataacTAAGTACAAAAATGTTTTACAGCTGATTCTTATGAAGAcatatttctcagttgaagttcagagaactctagcttgtatcaacttgacataaaactagccaggatgATGAGCCTTCTTCAAAGATGAGCTCCCTAACTAGTTATCTAACACCGAGTGGTCATCCCTAAAAACATATGCACATAAGAAACATTAAGCAAACTCagcaaattatatttttatattcattcatatatatattgcatatgtgTTGATGACAATAAAAAATTTCGAAAGGCCAAGAGTTTGAGAGATGGTTGGGTAGGGAACAtgaaaggagttgaagggaaAAGAGGTGGAAGATGaagtaaatataatatacatatgaaaatatacaaatttttagagaaaagaagcaaaatgcAAGGGCCATCTGCATGCTTACATGAATCCTGTTTTGTCCCACAGATTTGCTGTGAGCTGGAAGAAAGTCAGAACCCTTGCCTGGAACTGGAGCCCTTTGAATGTGGCTGTGATGAGATCCTGGTATACCAGCAGGAGGACCCTTCTGTGACCTGTGACCAGGTGTTTCTTCTTCTCAAGGAGGTCATCAATAGGAGGTGTGCAGAGATGGTCTCTAACAGTCGGACATCCTCAACAGAAGCCGTGGCAGGCAGCGCCCCCCTGTCCCAGGGCTCTTCCGGCATTATGGAATTGTATGGTTCTGACATCGAGCCACAGCCCAGCTCTGTGAATTTCATAGAAAACCCTCCAGAGCTCAACGATTCTAACCAAGCTCAGGTGGATGTCAACGTAGACCTTGTTAGCCCTGACAGTGGCTTGGCCACCATCAGAAGCAGTCGCTCATCCAAGGAGAGCTCAGTCTTCCTCAGTGATGACAGCCCAGTGGGGGAGGGTGGTGGGCCTCACCATAGCCTTCTCCCAGGATTTGACTCCTACAGCCCCATTCCTGAAGGGATAGTTGCAGAAGAGCATGAACGCTCTGGAGAACACAGTGAACACTTTGACCTCTTCAACTTTGACTCAGCACCCATCGCTTCTGAGCAGTCCCAGCCATCTTCCCATTCTGCAGACTACTCACCAGAAGATGACTTCCCCAACAGTGATTCATCAGAAGGAAACCTCTCTGCTGGGCCGAAGGGACTTGGCGAGATGGGGATCACCATGTCCAATTACTCCTCCAGTTCTCTTTTGTCAGAGGCCGGTAAGGACAGCCTTGTGGAATTTGATGAAGAGTTTGTCCAGAGACAAGAAAGCTCAGGCGATAACTCTGAAAGAAATTTAAGCCTGACACGTTTTATAGGAGAGGACCCTTCTTCCCCTGAAAGGCTGAAGAATATTGGAAAGATGATCCCACCAACACCTATGAACAGCTTTGTTGAAATCTCACCATCAACTGAAGAGCCAACTCCACTCTATCCTGAAGATATAGTCCAAAATGCAATTGATACAGGGCATCTGGGCCCACCTCAGACCCGTACACGGTGTAGAAGCTGGTGGGGTGGCTTGGAGATTGACTCTAAAAACATTGTAGACGCATGGAACGCCAGTGAACAAGAATCCGTCTTCCAGAGCCCTGAAACATGGGAAGATCATAAGCCTGAGCCAGTTGAGCGAAGAACCTCAGATTCCACATTCCAGCCAAACAGTCTTGGATTTACAAAGTCAGATCCCTGGGAATCTGAGTTTGGACAGCCTGAAATGGGCAGCAAAGACACCCAGGaccagaagaaagaaagcttGCAATATCAGCACTCGCCTACAGTAAGGACACATTTGACAGATGCCTCTCCTCAAGGGACAAATCACCTGATAGAGGACTTTGCTGCTTTGTGGCATTCAGGACACTCACCCACGACAATGCCTGAACCCTGGGGAAATCCCACAGATGCTGGTGAAGCTGCAGTTACGATGTCCTTCCCCACCTGGGGTACATTTGATAAAGAAGATAATGCTGACACATTAAAAAATACTTGGAATCTTCATCCCACCAACAATGAGGCACCTTCTGTGCAGGACCCAAGTGAATGGGCTATGGCCCGAAGTGGGTTTTCATTCCCTGCAGCAGACCTACTAGATAATCCCCTCATTGAGGTAAATAAAGATGCAGCTCCAGAAATCTGGGGCAAGAACAACAGCTCCAAGGATAACAGTCTCACATCTGGAAGTCCCATTTCTGATCTGGGTCAAACATGGAATAATTCTAAGCTACCAGGAGGAGACCAGAATGGCTTGGTAGATCCTAAAGCCACAGGGAAAGTATATGACAAGGAAGGGTCCTGGAACCTCTTTGAGGAGAATGTTAGGAAAAAAGGGGCTGATGTCTTAGCTCCTTGGGAAGATTCCTTCTTGTCCTATAAATGCTCTGATTACAGTGCGTCCAACATAGGAGAAGATTCAGTCCCATCTCCCTTAGACACCAACTACTCCACCTCCGACTCTTACACATCACCAACATATgctggagaggaaaaagaaatggaaaacaagcCAATTGCTAAAGATAATGGTTTTGAGGCAAATGATAACTTTCCTACAGGGGGAGTTGAGGTTCTTTCAACATCACCACAGCAGTCTCAGAGAAATCGAATTGGTTCTGGTCCTGGGAACCTAGACATGTGGGCATTGCCTCACACAGAAGACAAGCCTGAAGGAAATGACTCACATCGCCCAGATAAAGATTCACTCAAGACAGAGCACACAGAAGATAAAAATGCTTCCATGGAGGATGATGTGAGGGAAAGCAGCCTATCCAGTTGTGACGACCCTAGCATGATGCAACTGTACAATGAGGCAAACCAGCAGCTCGCCCTTCTACACAGCAATACCAACTCACGCCAGACAGCCCCTGACAGCCTTGACACATGGAACCGAGTGATTCTGGAGGACACGCAGTCCACTGCAACGATCTCGGACATGGATAATGACTTGGATTGGGATGACTGCAGTGGGGGTGTGGCGATCAGGGGTGATGGTCAAGCAGAAGGTTACATAGCTGCAAATGGTGAACCTGAAACCCGGTTCTCGGTGaagcagctggaaccatggggtACAGAACATCAGGAAGCAAATCAGGTAGACTgggatctctctgcctctgctgagcCCACAGGGGATACTGGTCTCAGTGAATACCAGACCCTGAATGAGAAAAGTGGGCAGTTAATTGCAAACAGTATTTGGGATTCTGTCATGGGAGATAAAGATATGCCATCATTCAGATTACCAAACCCACCAAATACTGTAGATATGGAACATGGCACTCGGCCTTCTGAAAATCCCAGGCACTCAATAAATGGTAAGAATGACCCCATGTTAGAAACTTCTGGACTCAGTGAGTCAGGAGGACTTACATCTCATCCTGACAACCAGGACACATGGGCAGACTCCCAAGGTGACACAGCATCCTCAGTGACCAAGATGGCAAGCCCAGAACACTTTGCACAGTCAGATCCATGGACAGGCCATACTTATGGACAGAGTGAAAGTGATACGGAAGGCCTGAGAGCCTCTTATTGTGAGCCTCTTGACAAGGAGACAGCGGTAGGCTCTGAAGTGAATGGTGCCCCATGGGTCTTTGGAAAAGAGCCCAGGGACCAGGAATTCTCTTCTTCAGATGCATTTGAACACCAAGAAATCTGCAGTGCATCAGGCAAAATCAACTCTCTTTCAGTCACCTCCAGTCCTCAGAGTGAGGAACCAGAGGAGACCTTAGAAGTTGAGAAGGGACCTTATATTCTAGACTCCCTTGCTGTGCAAACAGAGACATCCACAAGTGATTTGCAGACAAAAGATACCCATGAAGAATCTCGTATGGATAATAGAAATTTAGGTGAAGCCAATGCAACATTGGATAGGATTAATCTAATGAAAAACAGGCCTTTATCTGAAATGGAACTTGAGAAAACTGAAGCCTGTAACCTTCTGAAGCCAGAAAGAGCAAATGGAAAACTACTTTATGAATCTTCTCAAAACTTTAGGATTTGGGATGGCCCTATGGACAGTGATGTATGGGATAGTCATCTAAGTTATGAGACAGTTGTGAATCCTACAGGTCAGAGCACTGAGGAAAGGTCTCTAGAAGCCCTTTCACCAGGAAACTATGACAGAGACAGCCTCTCTAGTGAGTGTACTCATTCAAGTGCATCAAGTCCTGACCTAAATGATTCCTCAGTTGCCTTGTCCTCCTGGACCTATGGACCCAGTGCTGAACATCAGAACGAGAATCAGGATGATAGGAACAAACAGATTCACCAAGAATCAGAACTATTTACCACTGAAGCCCACATAGGAGTCATTACTGAAATGAAAGACTTTGCAGAAAACAGGAAGGATGGCTTTGGAAAGATGTCTGATCAGAAGGATCCTCAATTCCCAGAAATTCCAAATGAGCCCTTCAATAGTGgttcctcatcctcttcatccAGCCTTGGAACAgataaatattcagaatattcTCATGCATATCAGGAAGGAAATTTAATGACTAGACATCAAGAGGAAAATGAACTTGGGTTTCTGGAAATTGTGGAGCCAGAGGCTACCAGGATCATATCCACAAGCTCGGGTTCTGGCCATAACAGTGGGGGTGATGAAGAGTTGCTAGAGAAGGAGCTCCATTTGGCCACAGTTGCCCAGAGTGAATCTGGGGCTTGCAATTCATTGCATGAACCTGAGTTCTTGGCCACAGAGCATTCCGAGCCTGAGTTTTCTGTCTTTGTAGGTAGTTCAGAGtcaatagagaaagaaaacaagtcaagTCCATTCAGTGACAGTCAACAAAGCAGCCCTGGTCAATGGATTTTGTCACCACTCATGCAGGCTGTCACACAGGACACATCTAAGGAGAAGGAGGCCAGAGCTCCAGAAACGGGGACCATGGTGGATACCATGTGGCATGGATCTGCCAGCACTGAACCTAAGGATGGGGACCCTGACAAATTGGAAACGCTTGGCTTCTCAGCTGACAGCAGTGAGTGGTGGAACTCTGGGGCACAGGAAGGGAGAGCAAATGCCAGTATGCCCACAGAGGAGTTGTCTAACTCAGAGGGTGAGCTAGAGACTACTTCTCCAGTATTCCAGAATGCAGGTCCATGGGGCTTACCCATTCAAAATGATAgtgaacacatggacacaggcaACACTAATCCTTTCAATGCTGAACTAAAGTCATCCTTTCTAGATAGTAATGGTGACAAGGCACAGGAGAAACTTTGGAACATTCAACCGAAGCAGCTGGATTCAGATGCCAATCAATTCAGTCAGCTTGTAATCCTGGACCAAATTAAGGACAACGATTCTGGACGGCAAACAGCCACATCTTCTGCTGCTGGTGATCTTCCTGCAGAAACTCTCACCCAAGAGCAATGCCAGGAATCTATGCTGTCTGTCTGGGACCATGCAGAACCAGCATTTGCTCACAGAGATGAAAATGGATGTGTTAGCACTGGGGTTTCACCCACTGAGTGTCAACAAGAGAACCAGTGGGAACAAGAAAAATCCTACCTCAGCTATGTGCCAAGCACTCCCACAGAAAATCTCCCTGAGATCAATGCTTCCACACAACTGATAAGGAAGTTGGACTCTGATTGGGATAGCCCCAGCCCCAGTGAGCCCCAACATAACTTTGTTCCAGATATTTTACATGGCAACTttgaagagagtgggcagctggCCTCAGCTTCACCTGATTTGTGGATGGATGTCAAGCAACCTTTCACTTTTAAATCAGATAGTGAAAATCCTGATATATTGACTCACTGTGACCATGAAAGCAACTCTCAGGCATCCAGCAGCCCTGACGTGTGTCATGATTCTGAAGGAAAGCAAGAGATGGAGAAGCATACTGGTGTTTACCTGGGACCTGAAGTGGAACCCAGTGAGTTTTATCTCACCGAGCCAAACATGAATGATGAACCAACTTGGGAACCCGAGCAGGAATGTCTCTCACACAATTTAGAACTCCGTTCTGAACATGCAATCCCCTTGCCTCCAATTAACAGTCAGAACGATATAAACAACTCATCTAAGCCTTCCTCTTCAAAAAGTTCCCCAGAACCGTCTGATATGCATGGAGACAACAGTACGAGTATAACAGCATTGGAAGAAGGCGCCAACCCAGAGGTAGAATCAGTCGACAGGACTATCCCAGGCACCAGAAGTGAAGACCCTAACACTTTTGAAACTTACCAGGAGGTCAGTGCAGAAGTCAATGGCTCTTGGGTGTCAAAAGAGCTTTGTCCTGAAAGTCAGACAGGCACTAGAGCTCTGCTTGACTGTGAGCAACCTTTGGCTTCTGAGAGCCCTGCTGTACTTACTGACATCTTCCTAGCTTCAGACACCTGCCTGGATGTAAGTGAAGCTGCCTTGGACCACAGTTTCAGTGATGCCTCCGGCCTCAACACTTCCACAGGCACTATAGATGACATGAGTAAGTTGACTCTATCAGAAGGCCATCCCGAAACACCAGTTGATGGGGATGCAGGGAAGCAAGATATCTGTTCATCTGAAGCTTCCTGGGGTGATTTTGAATATGATGCAATGGGTCAGAATATTGATGAAGAGCTGTTGAGAGAGCCTGAACACTTCCTCTATGGAGGTGATCTTCCCTCAGAGGAAAGCTCGCTGAAGCAATCACTGGCACCATACACACCCCCCTTTGATTTGTCCTATCTCACGGAACCTACTGGATGCGCTGAATCTGCACAAGGAGCTGAGTCTCCTGATGATGCATCTCTGGGAAGTGACGCAGCAGAGATGTTGCTTTCTGCTCTTCCTGATCAAAGGGAGGAAGACAGGGCCGAGACCAACTTCAGGAAACCTAGACACCAGATTACTGTGTTGCATATTCATGAAGACCCTGAGGCGCTCTCTTCACCTGTGGGAGGAACAGGTTCCAATAATGAATCTTCTCCTTCAAACATTGACTGGGAAATAGAAACAGATAATTCAGATTCACCAGCAGGTGGCGACATGAAACCACCAAACGGTAAGCAACACATGccactccaacacacacacacacacacacacacacacacacacacacacacaccttctccaCCTTTAAGGAAACCAGTGTTAATTAATTTAGTACATTTGTTAAAGTATTGCTACCAATGCAGACAGAGAAAGTAACCATATGTAAATATAACAGCTATATTGTGAAATGTCTCTTTGTGCTTGAGAAAACTGAACAGatccacaaaatgaaaatatttactagCTTGTTGAGTTTTAAGTGTTTGTTTGCAAAGACCAGAGATCATAGAATATGTTAAttaagccttttctttctttctcactttcataTTCTAGGCAAGGAGATACTGGAGTTACAAGATGAGAAAGTAATTCCCATGAAAGGGCCAGAGCAAACAAAATTAGAATACAACGAagaaaaacaggcagagaaaagTGAAGACCATCAGGTACTAGCTGTGGATTACATACTTGTAAGCCATGAAAAAGATTCATCATTGAAAccagaagccagggaagcaagagaaaACATACCTGAATTGGAACAATTATCCATAGGTTCCAGAG includes:
- the Prune2 gene encoding protein prune homolog 2 isoform X14, whose amino-acid sequence is MEEFLQRAKSKLDRSKQLDQVHAVIGPKSCDLDSLISAFTYAYFLDKVSPPGVLCLPVLNIPRTEFNYFTETRFILEELNISESFHVFRDEINLHQLNDEGKLSITLVGSHVLGSEDRTLESAVVRVINPGEQSDGELGFPESSSSLVLKELLREAPELITQQLAHLLRGSILFKWMSMDPELPEKQEEILSILEEQFPNLPPRDDIISVLQESQLSAQGLSLEQTMLKDLKELSDGEIKVAISTVNMTLEDCLLHSNITSDLKAFTDKFGFDVLILITSFTSEEQQRQQIAVYSQNLELCSQICCELEESQNPCLELEPFECGCDEILVYQQEDPSVTCDQVFLLLKEVINRRCAEMVSNSRTSSTEAVAGSAPLSQGSSGIMELYGSDIEPQPSSVNFIENPPELNDSNQAQVDVNVDLVSPDSGLATIRSSRSSKESSVFLSDDSPVGEGGGPHHSLLPGFDSYSPIPEGIVAEEHERSGEHSEHFDLFNFDSAPIASEQSQPSSHSADYSPEDDFPNSDSSEGNLSAGPKGLGEMGITMSNYSSSSLLSEAGKDSLVEFDEEFVQRQESSGDNSERNLSLTRFIGEDPSSPERLKNIGKMIPPTPMNSFVEISPSTEEPTPLYPEDIVQNAIDTGHLGPPQTRTRCRSWWGGLEIDSKNIVDAWNASEQESVFQSPETWEDHKPEPVERRTSDSTFQPNSLGFTKSDPWESEFGQPEMGSKDTQDQKKESLQYQHSPTVRTHLTDASPQGTNHLIEDFAALWHSGHSPTTMPEPWGNPTDAGEAAVTMSFPTWGTFDKEDNADTLKNTWNLHPTNNEAPSVQDPSEWAMARSGFSFPAADLLDNPLIEVNKDAAPEIWGKNNSSKDNSLTSGSPISDLGQTWNNSKLPGGDQNGLVDPKATGKVYDKEGSWNLFEENVRKKGADVLAPWEDSFLSYKCSDYSASNIGEDSVPSPLDTNYSTSDSYTSPTYAGEEKEMENKPIAKDNGFEANDNFPTGGVEVLSTSPQQSQRNRIGSGPGNLDMWALPHTEDKPEGNDSHRPDKDSLKTEHTEDKNASMEDDVRESSLSSCDDPSMMQLYNEANQQLALLHSNTNSRQTAPDSLDTWNRVILEDTQSTATISDMDNDLDWDDCSGGVAIRGDGQAEGYIAANGEPETRFSVKQLEPWGTEHQEANQVDWDLSASAEPTGDTGLSEYQTLNEKSGQLIANSIWDSVMGDKDMPSFRLPNPPNTVDMEHGTRPSENPRHSINGKNDPMLETSGLSESGGLTSHPDNQDTWADSQGDTASSVTKMASPEHFAQSDPWTGHTYGQSESDTEGLRASYCEPLDKETAVGSEVNGAPWVFGKEPRDQEFSSSDAFEHQEICSASGKINSLSVTSSPQSEEPEETLEVEKGPYILDSLAVQTETSTSDLQTKDTHEESRMDNRNLGEANATLDRINLMKNRPLSEMELEKTEACNLLKPERANGKLLYESSQNFRIWDGPMDSDVWDSHLSYETVVNPTGQSTEERSLEALSPGNYDRDSLSSECTHSSASSPDLNDSSVALSSWTYGPSAEHQNENQDDRNKQIHQESELFTTEAHIGVITEMKDFAENRKDGFGKMSDQKDPQFPEIPNEPFNSGSSSSSSSLGTDKYSEYSHAYQEGNLMTRHQEENELGFLEIVEPEATRIISTSSGSGHNSGGDEELLEKELHLATVAQSESGACNSLHEPEFLATEHSEPEFSVFVGSSESIEKENKSSPFSDSQQSSPGQWILSPLMQAVTQDTSKEKEARAPETGTMVDTMWHGSASTEPKDGDPDKLETLGFSADSSEWWNSGAQEGRANASMPTEELSNSEGELETTSPVFQNAGPWGLPIQNDSEHMDTGNTNPFNAELKSSFLDSNGDKAQEKLWNIQPKQLDSDANQFSQLVILDQIKDNDSGRQTATSSAAGDLPAETLTQEQCQESMLSVWDHAEPAFAHRDENGCVSTGVSPTECQQENQWEQEKSYLSYVPSTPTENLPEINASTQLIRKLDSDWDSPSPSEPQHNFVPDILHGNFEESGQLASASPDLWMDVKQPFTFKSDSENPDILTHCDHESNSQASSSPDVCHDSEGKQEMEKHTGVYLGPEVEPSEFYLTEPNMNDEPTWEPEQECLSHNLELRSEHAIPLPPINSQNDINNSSKPSSSKSSPEPSDMHGDNSTSITALEEGANPEVESVDRTIPGTRSEDPNTFETYQEVSAEVNGSWVSKELCPESQTGTRALLDCEQPLASESPAVLTDIFLASDTCLDVSEAALDHSFSDASGLNTSTGTIDDMSKLTLSEGHPETPVDGDAGKQDICSSEASWGDFEYDAMGQNIDEELLREPEHFLYGGDLPSEESSLKQSLAPYTPPFDLSYLTEPTGCAESAQGAESPDDASLGSDAAEMLLSALPDQREEDRAETNFRKPRHQITVLHIHEDPEALSSPVGGTGSNNESSPSNIDWEIETDNSDSPAGGDMKPPNGKEILELQDEKVIPMKGPEQTKLEYNEEKQAEKSEDHQVLAVDYILVSHEKDSSLKPEAREARENIPELEQLSIGSREIGLPETQLAGTPYTSQPESLNDVKVHSAERMSSNHKSASLENPAQDQSWMVLSHSEVGDPPAETRDLGPGSPGRTAEPFLSLSLDKGPQSQDLERNQPLDSLALEEVADLSSQSRKSKRQGQAGLDAVLTTHDNEWEMLSPQLSQKNRNLPQEMEEETQFPEPGPRKLRPKGPPSEDEGMDIPFEEGVLSPSAADMRPEPPNSLDLNGSHPRRIKLTAPNINLSLDQSEGSILSDDNLDSPDEIDINVDELDTPDEADSFEYTGHEDPIANKSSGQESESIPEYTAEEEREDNRLWRTVVIGEQEQRIDMKVIEPYRRVISHGGDSGYYGDGLNAIIVFAACFLPDSSRADYHYVMENLFLYVISTLELMVAEDYMIVYLNGATPRRKMPGLGWMKKCYQMIDRRLRKNLKSFIIVHPSWFIRTILAVTRPFISSKFSSKIKYVTSLSELSGLIPMDCIHIPESIINIDMKLKEKP
- the Prune2 gene encoding protein prune homolog 2 isoform X15, with amino-acid sequence MEEFLQRAKSKLDRSKQLDQVHAVIGPKSCDLDSLISAFTYAYFLDKVSPPGVLCLPVLNIPRTEFNYFTETRFILEELNISESFHVFRDEINLHQLNDEGKLSITLVGSHVLGSEDRTLESAVVRVINPGEQSDGELGFPESSSSLVLKELLREAPELITQQLAHLLRGSILFKWMSMDPELPEKQEEILSILEEQFPNLPPRDDIISVLQESQLSAQGLSLEQTMLKDLKELSDGEIKVAISTVNMTLEDCLLHSNITSDLKAFTDKFGFDVLILITSFTSEEQQRQQIAVYSQNLELCSQICCELEESQNPCLELEPFECGCDEILVYQQEDPSVTCDQVFLLLKEVINRRCAEMVSNSRTSSTEAVAGSAPLSQGSSGIMELYGSDIEPQPSSVNFIENPPELNDSNQAQVDVNVDLVSPDSGLATIRSSRSSKESSVFLSDDSPVGEGGGPHHSLLPGFDSYSPIPEGIVAEEHERSGEHSEHFDLFNFDSAPIASEQSQPSSHSADYSPEDDFPNSDSSEGNLSAGPKGLGEMGITMSNYSSSSLLSEAGKDSLVEFDEEFVQRQESSGDNSERNLSLTRFIGEDPSSPERLKNIGKMIPPTPMNSFVEISPSTEEPTPLYPEDIVQNAIDTGHLGPPQTRTRCRSWWGGLEIDSKNIVDAWNASEQESVFQSPETWEDHKPEPVERRTSDSTFQPNSLGFTKSDPWESEFGQPEMGSKDTQDQKKESLQYQHSPTVRTHLTDASPQGTNHLIEDFAALWHSGHSPTTMPEPWGNPTDAGEAAVTMSFPTWGTFDKEDNADTLKNTWNLHPTNNEAPSVQDPSEWAMARSGFSFPAADLLDNPLIEVNKDAAPEIWGKNNSSKDNSLTSGSPISDLGQTWNNSKLPGGDQNGLVDPKATGKVYDKEGSWNLFEENVRKKGADVLAPWEDSFLSYKCSDYSASNIGEDSVPSPLDTNYSTSDSYTSPTYAGEEKEMENKPIAKDNGFEANDNFPTGGVEVLSTSPQQSQRNRIGSGPGNLDMWALPHTEDKPEGNDSHRPDKDSLKTEHTEDKNASMEDDVRESSLSSCDDPSMMQLYNEANQQLALLHSNTNSRQTAPDSLDTWNRVILEDTQSTATISDMDNDLDWDDCSGGVAIRGDGQAEGYIAANGEPETRFSVKQLEPWGTEHQEANQVDWDLSASAEPTGDTGLSEYQTLNEKSGQLIANSIWDSVMGDKDMPSFRLPNPPNTVDMEHGTRPSENPRHSINGKNDPMLETSGLSESGGLTSHPDNQDTWADSQGDTASSVTKMASPEHFAQSDPWTGHTYGQSESDTEGLRASYCEPLDKETAVGSEVNGAPWVFGKEPRDQEFSSSDAFEHQEICSASGKINSLSVTSSPQSEEPEETLEVEKGPYILDSLAVQTETSTSDLQTKDTHEESRMDNRNLGEANATLDRINLMKNRPLSEMELEKTEACNLLKPERANGKLLYESSQNFRIWDGPMDSDVWDSHLSYETVVNPTGQSTEERSLEALSPGNYDRDSLSSECTHSSASSPDLNDSSVALSSWTYGPSAEHQNENQDDRNKQIHQESELFTTEAHIGVITEMKDFAENRKDGFGKMSDQKDPQFPEIPNEPFNSGSSSSSSSLGTDKYSEYSHAYQEGNLMTRHQEENELGFLEIVEPEATRIISTSSGSGHNSGGDEELLEKELHLATVAQSESGACNSLHEPEFLATEHSEPEFSVFVGSSESIEKENKSSPFSDSQQSSPGQWILSPLMQAVTQDTSKEKEARAPETGTMVDTMWHGSASTEPKDGDPDKLETLGFSADSSEWWNSGAQEGRANASMPTEELSNSEGELETTSPVFQNAGPWGLPIQNDSEHMDTGNTNPFNAELKSSFLDSNGDKAQEKLWNIQPKQLDSDANQFSQLVILDQIKDNDSGRQTATSSAAGDLPAETLTQEQCQESMLSVWDHAEPAFAHRDENGCVSTGVSPTECQQENQWEQEKSYLSYVPSTPTENLPEINASTQLIRKLDSDWDSPSPSEPQHNFVPDILHGNFEESGQLASASPDLWMDVKQPFTFKSDSENPDILTHCDHESNSQASSSPDVCHDSEGKQEMEKHTGVYLGPEVEPSEFYLTEPNMNDEPTWEPEQECLSHNLELRSEHAIPLPPINSQNDINNSSKPSSSKSSPEPSDMHGDNSTSITALEEGANPEVESVDRTIPGTRSEDPNTFETYQEVSAEVNGSWVSKELCPESQTGTRALLDCEQPLASESPAVLTDIFLASDTCLDVSEAALDHSFSDASGLNTSTGTIDDMSKLTLSEGHPETPVDGDAGKQDICSSEASWGDFEYDAMGQNIDEELLREPEHFLYGGDLPSEESSLKQSLAPYTPPFDLSYLTEPTGCAESAQGAESPDDASLGSDAAEMLLSALPDQREEDRAETNFRKPRHQITVLHIHEDPEALSSPVGGTGSNNESSPSNIDWEIETDNSDSPAGGDMKPPNGKEILELQDEKVIPMKGPEQTKLEYNEEKQAEKSEDHQVLAVDYILVSHEKDSSLKPEAREARENIPELEQLSIGSREIGLPETQLAGTPYTSQPESLNDVKVHSAERMSSNHKSASLENPAQDQSWMVLSHSEVGDPPAETRDLGPGSPGRTAEPFLSLSLDKGPQSQDLERNQPLDSLALEEVADLSSQSRKSKRQGQAGLDAVLTTHDNEWEMLSPQLSQKNRNLPQEMEEETQFPEPGPRKLRPKGPPSEDEGMDIPFEEGVLSPSAADMRPEPPNSLDLNGSHPRRIKLTAPNINLSLDQSEGSILSDDNLDSPDEIDINVDELDTPDEADSFEYTGHEDPIANKSSGQESESIPEYTAEEEREDNRLWRTVVIGEQEQRIDMKVIEPYRRVISHGGYYGDGLNAIIVFAACFLPDSSRADYHYVMENLFLYVISTLELMVAEDYMIVYLNGATPRRKMPGLGWMKKCYQMIDRRLRKNLKSFIIVHPSWFIRTILAVTRPFISSKFSSKIKYVTSLSELSGLIPMDCIHIPESIINIDMKLKEKP